actgcagccacaaccagGGTAAGATAGTGATGCTATAGCGATAGCTAGTTCACCCCACGGTGGCTTAGGGTGGCCGGCATGGTCGTGCCACTGTCGTGCATGGCCGCGCGCCGTGGTCACCACTCCCGCGAGCTCCATCGCTCCTgtaacctaggctagtgtaggTGCTAGGGTTGTAGACGGGGGTCGACCCATTAGTGGAGACAGCGCGGGTCCTGGCTGGCTAGCATGGCCGTCTAATGCCATCACCGTCGCGTCGACGCGCGCGCGGGTGGCCGAGGACCATGCTGTTGTAAAGGAGGGAGTTTGCGAGGGTTTTATTACAAAGTCATAGCCTGTTGAAATAGCGCacatagtgttagtagtattatcGGAGAACACAAGAGCGTTTTTGCATGTTGGTCGGCGCGCGCGGGCTCCCCTGTCACGGGTCGTTTGCGCGTGTGGGCCACGCGGATGGGCCACGCGAGaattggttttcctttttccagcaaattagcaaatgtttttctaatttagttttgataTGATCTTtggaaaaattatagtaaattatgttggtgtccaaaaatagtgaaacaaaattggttaggttcataaaatgtgatctatctgttggtgtagttagtttacatttATCTGTGAGAATGTTaggttcattaattcatttaggaaagcttagcattatttagattaatatttgtagaaatttttgtggcaaattgataatagctttgaccatgaaatttttatagtaggttcattgtattgttgtgaactcactgtaatttttgtagccttagaatatgttgagaaatatggtagctaaatactccttattgtagtatataggaaatcattaataagagttagaatatattttagttgctaagtagcacttgtaggcGAAACCCCGCTGGTTTGATAGGAATGATGATTAGctcggtatcttagtcattagaggtagcttagtggcttagtagatgtattcttactttaagaactgttgttgccttaatattgagtgttgcaccatcattgcatgcatgtagaggacGAGTTGGTGGAGTCCGTGACCACAGGTGagaaggagtacgaggaggtgattgaagagtacgagaaggagatcctcgtgcaggaggaggtctcggagccaccactgactgactgagctgataTCGTGCCTGCCCAATGCaatccccggtgcataacccttattttgaataattattagaaatatatatatatatatatatatatatatatatatgatgtgtatttatgttataggagttatattgaaactacatgcatagatatatctacctatgagtcctactagcttaggtcgagtagctgctatgcttaggttttcggtagcgtgagtaacctgccgttacttacaataggtgattattattatcactctcatgataaaatgatgaaaggaaaaatggagaccaggcagggatatggtacaagtaatggtgggtgtaaggggttgtgtcccatggccaacgggacatagcttggttacactgttttctctatccatgtcggttaaggactgtcagttgcattggattctaggcaagtcacggacttattatcctaagcacatacttgtttatgagagcagggaaggctcgttgctcttttgttatgggttctggctcttttcggaccgactgattggaggcggggatggtggatgtctaagcaccgcactaagtccaggactcatgtgtgggggcttggagtccaagtttggacggggacctggaccccttgataggacaatgatgggttggtcctgcttgtacctggggtacaagtggggcgtgtgttttggggtatctagctaggcacattgattcacgaatcatcaggtaatccggtacggcttgtctacagtctagcaccatagtaagaactagaagatgaaatatGGTGAAATTGATTTGTTctctcaactcttgcttgaaagtagaacaggtgcttacatagaatggctagataatgaactaaccatgactgctaataaaaaacatatataaggatccattattagtaatgcttttgcgAAAAGTAAACCCAGCAACCCATAAagtttatcatatcctttggagtcgagaaattattccgactagtcggataagtcttgcaagtacatcgtgtactcatggtttatttatccctgttgcaggtgtagtttgaagagtagctgttgtgtggaggattcttctggtgggcacagatggatccttgtattctaccgttagatgtttattgtaatttcactgtttaaattccgcactctgaacttggtactgtaataaggaatttctaagaactctggtcgtatgaaatggactaagtattgtaaacttgttctcattaatggatcctggaggaaaaacgtggattatttgagttctcccttggagtgtgctcgacggaatccgctCAATGTAGCTTGTTTTTGGGGTGCTTATTATCTAGTGGAAGACGAACGCCTCTGAAGGTGTGTTAgctcggacggttctgccacagaaacTATCCATTAGGACCATGTTTCTACATGTAGTGTCAATAAAAATCAATAGAAGGTCATTTTCTAGCATTGAGACTGCCCTAGGTAATTAAAATAGATCATTCAGCAGGATGAACAGGCATAAGGGCTCATTGCTAGCCTGTTTGGTTGCCGTATATACCAAAACCAAGCTTTAGATATGCAACTTCCGCTGTTTGGTTGTCTGCACAGGGTCTGGACCTGGCTCCCCGGATGCAACTAACATATGATTAATGTATATTAAGAGATATCAGTATATTTTAAAATAGGTTAAGATATTAGAGGTAAAGTTGAGACGTGTAGTTACATAAGTTAAATATTATAAAATTACTTGTTTATATGTTTTTATTATATACGGAACGATtttatggccccgttcggttGGAGGAATTCCAAATGAAATTggatgaaaaatactgttccggatgaaatgttgtgagagaaaaatactgttccgaataaaaaaagaagccgaacaagcaggTTTTAAGAGCAGATGAACGGAGCCTATACGGGCAATCAAACATTATCTCTTGTCAGCCGGGCTCTATATATGCAGCCAACCAAAGAATAGCTTACACCACCATAGCCTGTCCAAACAAGGGGCTGGTTTCCATATACAATGCAGGCTTAAAGAAGACAACCAAACAGTCCTCGCTGGGAGCCACATCCAGACATGTGCATCCGACCACAGGCATGACATCGGTGCCTGTCCTAGGTGTGTTCCTAAGGTTGATCGAGAAGTAAACACACCCATAATGCTTGCTCGCCATCTTGCCCCGTGTCTTGTTAAAGTGGTCAGGGCCAATCTATGTGCGTTCATCACTGCATACACAACAATTTCCGTCTGTCCAGTTCACGTGTTGTCGGATTCATTCATAATCACCACTTTCGTTGTGTTATGCTCAAACTTGACATAGTCAAGGTTTTCAACTCTGTTGATTGTTTTTTCCAGCTCGAGATGCTTCAACTTTTGGTTTCCCACAGCGTTGAAGGACTCGGATCTTCATTCTGCTATCTTAACCAAAGCACGAAGATTTTTGTCAACGATCGCCGAGCAAGAGAATCTTTGTCCCGTTCACTGCTGCAGAAAAACTTAACCAAGACGTTTGATTTTAGGACTCAGAGGCGGGTGGGCTAGTTGCCCGCCTCCATTATTGGGTGGCCAGACAGTTGGCTCAGCACCCGTCTTGATTAATCCacaattaaccgaggcggttaccTTACGACAATCGTCTCCGTTAATGAATTAATTGAGAAGAGCACAGTAAGCCAACGGCTTCGGTTAATCGATTATTTTCGGAGGTAGATTTGTCACTACCAGTAGAATTGCATCAACACTGAATTCACATTACCAGTAGATTTGTCACCTCTTTCTCTCACGACGTTAAAATTACCTCCAACTATCATAGGTTTATCTAGGTTCAGAATCAAATCCATCAGCTCTAGGAAAAACACTTGTTTGAGGTCATCTTGGACTGGGCATACACATTTGTCGGTTAGTACCCAACAGAAGTCTGATTCCTATTTTTGAGAGTGCTTGCTCGCTAGAAATGTCCTGATTTCTATTGCATCACCTCCGCAACCCCATTCCTATATATAGTGACAGCAGAAGTTCGATTCTCTATCTTTGAGAGTGTATAGGATGGGACCTACTATATTTTAGGTGTCTGAAATTTTGCATCTAATCAGACAATAATTCTTATTCATTGAATCTAAATCAGATGGATTTGGagcttcttcttccttgatttctTTCATTCAGTTGCCAGGTGCCTTTGGTTCTGCGTTTTCAGGCATCTGCACTCTAGAGAGCGTGGTATATAAGATACATCCAAACACGTTGAGAATTCCCACCAGATATCTTGCTCTGTTCGGCTACCGATACTACCGATTGGTTGTGAGACGAAAGTACTGTTAGGTTGCTAAAAAAATAGCGTCGATAAGTTCGAGCACGAGAGGTACTTTTCGGCATGGTAAACTGAAAACAGATTTTACTAGGGTACAATTATTCCACAGCACTGCAATAGCGTGCTGCAGGCAATGGTACACACACAGAGCTAGACTTTATTGGAGCACTACTAGTAGCATAGCAAGCATGCACGCATTCTTCCGGCTTGCTTTCTTCCTGCTGAGAAGAAGAACCCAACAGCTCGCGACTCGTGACAGATACACACAAAACACGTGGCTCTAGTCCTGTATCCACTGCCGTTGCAGTACTGCCCCCACATGCATGCATGACCGATAGATGGACAAGGATCACAGTATGAGCGCCCACTTCTGGGTGGGAGTGGGACTCCCAGTGGCGGGCTTCGACACGACGACCTGGCCGCTACTAGCAGTAGCACCCTTCGACTTCGATGGCCTGACGACGTCCAAGACCATCCCGGTGCCGGTGTTGAAGATGGTGCCGTCGTTGCGGAACACCCAGCGCTCGCAAGCCGATCCAGCCCAGTCGCAGTACTTCACCCTCACACGCCCGCTGGCGCCATCAGCAGCCAGGCACTGCCACTGAAGGAGCAGCCACGCGGGCGGGCGGATGGAGCCGTCGGGGTAGAGCGACCACTGCACGCCGTTGCCGCTGCAGGCGGCGACGGACACCGCCCCGGCGTAGTCCGCCTGCAGGCAGAGGTCGCGGAACCCGACGATGGCGGCGTCCAGGGGCGCGGTGTCGTTGGTCGGCGTCCACGACTGCCCCGTCCCGCGGTCGTCCCGTCGCACCGTGAGCCCCGCGAAGAGCGTCGACGAGGTGACGGCCAGCACCAGGCTGCGGGACCTCTTGAGCGCGACGGTGCCGTCCACGCGCATTTCCCAGACGACGCGGCCCGTCGGGACGCGCGGGCAGTCGTCGATCACCACGCGGGCGCCCGCCGCGTCGCCGCTGCTGGCCAGGCACTTGCCGTTGGACCGGATGGTGCCGTCCCGCTTCAGCGTCCAGAGCTGGTTCACGTCGCCGTTGGACTTGCAGCTCCACAGCTGCACCTGCTTGCCGTTGTAGTAGTAGCCGTAGGGCACGTCCACGCACCTCCCTTCCGGGCCGACGAGGCGCACCGTCGGCTCGGCCTGGCCgcacgccgccgcgccgcccaGCTGCATGTCGTCCTCATACGGCTCTTGCACGACGGACCTTATGAGCAAGGGAAGCCGCTGGCCCACCGCCTCCCGCGTCGTCGTCTTCTTGCAGCCTGCGTTCTCCAGGAAGGAGACCAGGGGCACGGCTCGACGCACGTTGTCCACCTGCATCCACTCCCCGTTGCTCCGCTCAACACCCACCGGAGCGGCGAAGGCGCCCTGGTAGGACTCCTGGACGGCGGCGGAGAGCTCCGGCCAGCTCTCCTGAAGCCCGCGAAGGCTCCCGTCGTTGGACACGCCGTTGCCGTCCCACATGCCGGCGCTCATCCGCCGCTCGACGTACGGGAACGTCGCCGCGCTCGCGATCATCACGTCGCAGGCGGCGAGGCCCCGGCTCAGGTCCTCTTTCGTCGCGTTGCCTGTCGGGAACAGGAACAGCGACGAGATAGCCTGGTCGAGATCTTCAGCTCGCCATGCCGCGACTGCCGCAGGGTCGTCGTCGACGGTGACGGTCGGAGGACCTCCCCATGGATACAAGTTCCGGTAACAGGTTACCGATGACAATGTGCGGCCTGAACCTGATCTCTTGAGGAGGCACGAAAAGTCCCCTGCTTCGTAACCCACGAAGTAGGCTCTGGAGACGTCCATCTTCAAGCTCACGGAACGCCCTGCCTTGTTCACCAGAGTGACGTTTAGGGACGCTTCAAGCGCGAGCGGATCGTCTTCGCTGACCAGCACAGGGATCCCGCTGCCGTTGTTGGCCTCTGCTGTGCTCACCAGGCCAGCACGAACAGAGGCGATGAAGCTCTTGTACTTGTCGGGGGTCGCCGACGAGGTGCTGAAATTCACTTTTATTATGTACTCTGCTTTCACTTTCAGAGCTGCTGCTGCATCGACGACGTTTTCAGATGCTAGTGCCGGTAGCAGAGCAGCTGCCGAAGAAGCGACACAGAGCCCTGGTACTACTACCAGGCTCACCATCAGGATGATGATTGGTTGCGTCCCTCCTTTCATCTATATCAAACATATATAATCAATAGCTTCTTATTAGTACATGAATATGTCTCAAGTATGATGTTAATAAACATAACAAAATAAATCAATAGTTCTTCTGTCAGAGAATATAAGCATTTTTGTAGTCGAAATAATTTTGTAATgtatataggccccgttcgctggtctgaaacttggctgaaactggctgaaaaacactgttctggctgaattgttgtgagagaaaaacactgttccggctaaaaaaacaagccgaacaagccgaatatggggtaagccgaacggagccataGTTGTGCCCAATTGATATAataaatattaatgtttttttttcaatAAACTTGGTCAACCAAAAAAAAGTTTCATATAGGACAAGCTAGAAATCTTTATGTTTTGAGATGAATGGGGTAATAATCACTAGATCACCATGAATACATTTTTGTTGCATATTATATTTTCTATAAGTAGTTATTAGTCAATGTGGGAGGCAGGTTTTGGTTGTATTGCAGGTGCTAAATGTTAGTGCATTTTATATCTCTCTCATGTTATATGTCAATTTATTATAATTTGCGCTATCTGTTGGAACCTCTACAAAGATGGCACAAAATGCCTTTTCCTTTTAGAATTGTAAAATCTAGAGGAAAAACCCATATTTTGCAGAACTAAATATCTCTTGAAAAACAGGTTGGTTTATATTAACATATCAAGTTGACGTTTCATCTCAAATTGTAAGAAGACCATTAAAGCCCACTCACAACAGATTCCCCTTTACCATAGAAGATTTTTTTGCTGTTCTAGCAAGCCATATACTATGACTTTAGACAGAGTATATGGGTGCATAAAGATTTGTCTCAGAGGTAAATCACAATATTATGGTACTTCCAACAATAGTAAATATAATAACTTGTTTTAGCCTTGGACACAGGGATGAATCAACAAGTTGATAAATTGAGCAGGCATGCTAAAACTAGCTATAGCTCACTAAAAAGCAAAGCAATGGAGGCAAGAAGGGTAAAATATGAAGAGTGGTcattacaaaaaaaaacaaaaaaaaacaaaaaaaacaaacttGAGAAAGTGCTGAAGTGCTTATATAAATATTTCTGATACAATGAAGATGGCCATAAGGacacttgtttatttttttttactGTAGTGAGTATTGATATGATTATCACTGTTGTGCAAGGTATATCTATTTAAGTAACAGTGGAGCACCTCATGGATACGAAGTCAATAAGGTCCAATATCTAGACAGTCAAATTTAATAAAGACCTGCAAGGGCAGttactaagggcttgtttggcacggctcctcccgaggggctcctccggaggagccggagctgttttggaggagccacaaaggCTCCgactcctctgttttttactgaaaaacggctcctccaagaaaacgtttggcagggctcctctggaggagccggagccggagccggagaggagccctgccaaacaagctCTAACATTCGATGAGAGACAACAGTATTGTGCTCTTTTCACTAGctaggcccagtttagttccccaaaaattttgcaaaattttttatattccccgtcacatcgaatctttagacgcatgcatgaagtattaaatataaataaaaaataaaactaattacacagtttagacgaaatccacgagacgaatcttttaagcctaattagattatgattggatactatttgtcaaataacaacgaaaatgctacagtatccattttgccaaaaattttggaactaaactggccccTAGCATGTTGGAGTATACGTTCACGGTTGATTTATTAATACATTTATAAATATGGGAGGGGAGCAGAGCCAGTGAAGTAGGCAGCAACCACTGGACAGGAAAAGATGAGAGTGCTTCATCAGAGAGGATTAAAAGccctaggccatgtttagttccacttcattttgtcaaattttttaagatttttcgtcacatcgaatctttggacgcatgcatgaagcattaaatataaataaaaaataaaactaattacacagtttagacgaaatccacgagacgaatcttttaagcctaattagactatgattagacattaattatcaaataacaacgaaaagcgcTACAGTATCATTTTACAAAATTCCTCGGATCTAAACTGGCCCTAGGAAAAGAATTCAGAGGACTAATACCGCTTGCTGCCTGGAGGCTCTGGAGGATCGAGGGTCCAGACTCCAGAGCGCCGGCGAtgctataatttgtttttttttatctatacaGAGTCTTGACGATAGTTTGTTTAGGGATGGATGGATCGTCCGTTGCCATCTCCTCCCTTTTTATAGCTGCAAACGTGGGCAATGGCGCCTGCTGGAGGCCGCGTCGCTTTGCCCCACAGCGGCGAGGTGAATTGGTAAAATGGTAATGGTATCACCCATGGCCCATGCCGTGCACCTCCACGTCGATAGGCTTGAAAAAAGCTGCAACTGCATCACTAGCTCACTGCAAGGCGCAAGCAGCCAGGCGGCCAGACCAACAACGCGTGCCACGGGCTTTCGCCGGACGAGTGGGCCAGGTGGGCACATGGGTGTCGAGGAACACGACGATTCCCCCGGCCGGCGACTCGGCGACAAACACGACGGCCGTACTCGTACGTGCGGGCAGTCCCGTCCCGCGCGTCTACACGCGGATCATAGCTAGGGTGACACGGCATCAGAGGTCAGATCTGTGGCTGTGGCTAGGCCTAGCCATGTGCATGAGTGACTGTTATCTGAATCATATCAGCATGGCGACAGAGCAGATTACTGTATGGAGTACTTTCTCTGATCTAGCCATAAAAAACTGTAATTGTAGAACTAATGGAGAGATCAATATTGTTGGCGAATTACGTAAATACTACCTCAGTCCCATGCTATGTGCACGTCTAGGATTTTGTCGAGAAGATAATATATGGTAGCGATAAATTACATATATATCACTCTGGAGACGTAATCATTGCATTTCGGGGAAtagagaaaatagaaaagaactaATCATTGTATTTCGGGAAtagagaaaatagaaaagaactcTGAAGACACTTATTTTAGGATAAATTATCAATTCTAAAAGTACACTGTAGGGTTGATTGGTAGCCCGAAGCGGGCCGTCCTCGCACGGTTTACCTGGGTGGTCTCATTTTAGCGTCGTGTTTAGTTTCTCTCCTCGCACCTTTCGCCTGCTCGGTCTCATACCTCTACCTCCACCATCACGTATGCCTCCGTCTTCTCTATTTCCACTTCCCTCTCGATGCAGGACGACTCGATGCTTGGCGCGAGAGATGCCCCCGTTCGGGCGAGCGCGGGTGTCGGCCAGGGTTACCGCCCCCCATTTCACACCTCTCCTTCCTCCATTGCTCTAGTGCGCCTTTCCTCTTGCTCCCCCTCGATCTCGGTTGACCGCCGGAGTCGACCATGACCGGTGGATTTGTGGTGGTCCTCCGGTGCCGCGACGGTAGACCTCACATGCGcctctctcctcttcctctctgTGCGGTGCTTTTGTTGATTTATGTGCAGATTTTGTTTGAGCTGTACCATGATTTTAGGGTTCTTGTTCTTACATACTCAGATCTATGACCTGCTATTCCTAATCTACTTGTTCCCCTCTGGTTCCACGCTCAGATCTGTGGTACGGTTAACTTTTTTATCTACATATGTGGTACGCCGAAAATGCATGATCCCTATGTGTTATTGTTCTTGTCAAGCCTATGATGATAACTAAACTGCCATGTGTACTGGATTAAAAAACCCGATGACCTTAAGCTTATGAGGTACTGGAACTCTAGTCTAGTTTTTATTGGTTTTCATGTTTTTTTTCTTACCATTGTTGTGTTGCCTTCTGTGTTTCTTATGCTCCAAGCTCAAGATCAACCGAGGAAAAACTGTTATCTAAGGCCAATCTGTTAACCACTTATGAAGATGAAAAAGTTCTTGAGAAGGCTGTTGCCACTGTCGTTGCCAAACTATCTTGGCTATTTCTTCTTTGCATGGTTCAGTCTTTCATGTTGCTGGTGCTCATCTTTTACATTGTTAAACGTGGGAAGAACTATCTGTGATGATTAACCTATAACCATGTACTCATCAATTTACTTCGACCTTGTGAGGTACTGGGACTGATCTGTTGATGTTTAATAGCTGGTTGGACTGTTGTATTATTTTTAAATATCTcttattgtcggtgcagaaagtgaccaactagtaaatatttatagttttgccgtatgttgtgatcggaggtggcctagcactcaatga
Above is a genomic segment from Miscanthus floridulus cultivar M001 chromosome 3, ASM1932011v1, whole genome shotgun sequence containing:
- the LOC136541607 gene encoding ricin-like translates to MKGGTQPIIILMVSLVVVPGLCVASSAAALLPALASENVVDAAAALKVKAEYIIKVNFSTSSATPDKYKSFIASVRAGLVSTAEANNGSGIPVLVSEDDPLALEASLNVTLVNKAGRSVSLKMDVSRAYFVGYEAGDFSCLLKRSGSGRTLSSVTCYRNLYPWGGPPTVTVDDDPAAVAAWRAEDLDQAISSLFLFPTGNATKEDLSRGLAACDVMIASAATFPYVERRMSAGMWDGNGVSNDGSLRGLQESWPELSAAVQESYQGAFAAPVGVERSNGEWMQVDNVRRAVPLVSFLENAGCKKTTTREAVGQRLPLLIRSVVQEPYEDDMQLGGAAACGQAEPTVRLVGPEGRCVDVPYGYYYNGKQVQLWSCKSNGDVNQLWTLKRDGTIRSNGKCLASSGDAAGARVVIDDCPRVPTGRVVWEMRVDGTVALKRSRSLVLAVTSSTLFAGLTVRRDDRGTGQSWTPTNDTAPLDAAIVGFRDLCLQADYAGAVSVAACSGNGVQWSLYPDGSIRPPAWLLLQWQCLAADGASGRVRVKYCDWAGSACERWVFRNDGTIFNTGTGMVLDVVRPSKSKGATASSGQVVVSKPATGSPTPTQKWALIL